From Aspergillus luchuensis IFO 4308 DNA, chromosome 2, nearly complete sequence:
CCGTAAAATCCCCGCAAATAATCAGTGCAGAGTTCTATGCTGCGAGAGAAATGATGTATCGACACCTCCAAAAGCTGGGAACAATCCGTTGTTTCAGAAGCACAGGCACCCGAATACAAGATTTCGCCGAGGAACGCATGAATCTAAAGGTGGATTGAGTCAGCTTTCGGCTCGCTGCCCTTCCCACGATCCTATATTCATACATTCCAAGAATTTGGCACAATTAATAAGGCCTCCTCAAGACAGAAAGCTGCTTGTGAGCTCATCCCCTGAGAGTGGTAGAGATCTGCGAGTTCGCACCAAGCCTCCGCATCTGTTGGGACTGCGTCTAGGAGGTTGATGAGACTAGAAATGGCATCCACAGGCCTGGACAGCGAGCGTAGGAGCGCGATCCGACGCTTTAGTACGGGCTTCCTTGTAGATTAGCATCGAGTCTGTTGAGAGGCAGGGAGGACGGACCAGGTTTACGGGGTTTTCGGAAAGCGCGAGGTCATATGTTTGCAAGCATTCTTCAAGTCTGGTAGGATTCTCGGCGACCGCTTCTTCATACATGCCCCTTAATCCTATTATTCTTTCATCAGTCATGCCAAATCGAGCTGCTAGTTGCTCAGTACAAAGTAGCGCAGATTTGTCGTCCCCCGACTGTAGGCATGAAAACAAAAGTTGCTCTACTACACCATAGTTCTCAATCCCTCGTACCGGTGAGGATGCGACCGTTTCCACACTGGAAGACTGACGCTTAAGTATGAGAGGTGCCTTCTGTGCCAGATGGAAAGTGGTTATCAAATTCGAACCATTCGCGAGATGGGGCTCAGGAGTCGTCTGCATGTTATGGAGCCGGCGATGAAGTAGCTAGGACTGTATTAGAGGTACCACGACGTTCCACAGTGACAGTTTCTGATCTTGTTTTTGTGAGAGGAGGATATTTGGGTCAGGATAGAATGCGAATATCCAAGCCAAAATCTGTTGATGTGCTAGCCAGAGATGGAAATGATTTGATTCGACAATGCTGCCAGGTGGTAGTATTCATATTGTCCAACATTATCGGTCAACCAAGGTATCGCTTTCTTTATGCTGGTAGCTCCCGTgactagtacttagtagttagGGGCATCAGTACTGTACTGCTTAGTACATGGATGGCCCAACAAGCCAATAGGATTCAAGTAACATTGTTAGTCAGCTGCCAGTCTGCCGTATCTAGTTAATTAAAATGGGTACGTACGTAGTTCTCATCCTCCCTTGCAGTACTTACTATAAAAGTGtcattttataaaatttagatAGATCAATAAGTGTAGGAGCCATTTGAATGTGAAATACCGAACAGATACATTTAGTCTCTGTAGTAACTTATCTAGTTTTCTTAGAGTCTTTCATCTACTATtgattaatactattatagaagcttaaatatatagatttcaTGCTTACAATATTTTGTATGATTCGAAGTTCATAAATATACTAGCATTTggtcataatatatataagatatacaCGAAGTACTTTATCTCAATTACTACTATGACGATCTTGTGATGGATATAGCTTAATCTAAGAAAGATGTCTTTTGTATGGCGTTACATGGGTGGCTGGCACAGGCGGGTACTAGCTGAGCATTAGAAACTAACATTTTGATTGGTTGATTATcagttaactaactaactaaccaactTGGGCAAGGAGGGATATTACCCGCCGACTGCCCGGTATAGGTATTAGATAACTAGCTACTCCGCAGATACGCgagtagtactccgtagtctgTACTTAAAATTGTATGGCGTGAGCTACTTATGTGACTGCGCCTACCTCGCATGCCCAGTGTCTCATACCAGAATACGTAACCCAACGTCTGCAGGTACTAATAGAATCAATCcaaccaacatcaacaagccTTACCAAATGCCAGTGGGGTTCGAGCGCCAGTATCAGCCCAGGCACAATGTCAGCACCCGTTACTCTGATATCCTTGCCAAATGCTAATCCGGGTCAAACCAGGTTTGAGAAATCACTCTATGATCTTATAAAGGGTCTCCGACACCACAAAGGAACAGAGGAGGAATATATACAAGACAGTTTGCGAGAATGCAAGACCGAAATCAGATCACAGGATATGGGTACGTGCGTTCATTCATTCAGCTCGGCTTGCCTAAAACTTACTCCTGGTAGACAAAAAGGCCACAGCACTCCTCAAACTAATATACTTGGAGATGTTTGGTTATGACATGTCGTGGGCATCGTTTCATGTTCTGGAGGTCATGTCGTCCGCGAAGTATCTACAGAAACGCGCTGGGTACCTCGGAGCAGTCCAGAGTTTCAGACCAGATACAGAGGTGCTGATGCTTGCAACAAACCTTCTAAAAAAGGTCATAGACTCCCATTCAATGAAGTGACAACTTTCCGCTGACTAGCATATTATAGGATCTCGTGTCTCACAGTATACCGAATATGTCCCTTCCACTGATCACACTGCCAAACATCGCAACGACATCCCTCTCAATGTCTTTACTTCCAGACGTCTTGTCTCGAATCTCTCACTCCCATTCCGTGGTGCGGAAGAAGGCTATCATATGTCTCTATAGACTGGCTTTAGCTTACCCTGATGCACTCAAACTAGCATGGCCTAAGCTCAAGGAGAGGCTCATGGATGACCAGGAGGACACCAGTGTGACTACGGCTGTGCTCAACGTTGTATGTGAATTAGGGTGGCGGAGGCCTCATGATTTTCTGCCACTTGCTCCAAGATTCTTTGAGCTGCTGGTAGATGGAGGTAATAATTGGATGGCCATCAAGATAATAAAGCTCGTACGTTGGTCCCCATGCTCAGATCATATCACGTTCCTAACAGTCATAGTTTGCGACTTTGACGCCTCTCGAACCGCGATTGATACGAAAGCTGCACCGTCCATTGGTGAACATAATCCAAACGACCACG
This genomic window contains:
- a CDS encoding uncharacterized protein (BUSCO:EOG09263R62;~COG:S;~EggNog:ENOG410PM7U;~InterPro:IPR011990,IPR019734,IPR013026,IPR039856;~go_function: GO:0005515 - protein binding [Evidence IEA]) — protein: MQTTPEPHLANGSNLITTFHLAQKAPLILKRQSSSVETVASSPVRGIENYGVVEQLLFSCLQSGDDKSALLCTEQLAARFGMTDERIIGLRGMYEEAVAENPTRLEECLQTYDLALSENPVNLPVLKRRIALLRSLSRPVDAISSLINLLDAVPTDAEAWCELADLYHSQGMSSQAAFCLEEALLIVPNSWNIHAFLGEILYSGACASETTDCSQLLEVSIHHFSRSIELCTDYLRGFYGLVSVGPLIFYLDWC